The DNA sequence attggtggagtttggtgtaaatgcaggggggccatccatatttatgattacatgaccaataagaatgattacatgaccaataagaatgcaccaaactcataaaatttagtgcttagtgtgtgcccttgggcacaccatggAAAAAccgaatttttaaatttatgttttaaattctgataatattcgattgagattgttttgAGGGGATCTTGTAGGATTTTTTTTAGTGTATTTCAGATGTTTTGAAATCCGTTGAATCCTAAACAATCTATCGACATTTCACGAAGAATCCgtccaaaattaaaatcagaccggCAAGCAGATTTGGGGATTTAGGGATTGAGAAGAAGTCAGCGCAGTGATTCACTCGGTAATAGCTGTCGATTCTTGTATTGTTTCTttgcaaatatatatacatgtgtgtgcGATTGTATTGTTCTGTATCTCTGTCGATTTGCTACTTTGATTTGCTCTGTATCTCTGTGGATTTGCTCTATGTATATCCGGTTGTTCTTTTTGCTCTGtagttgttttttattttgtgaTTATAATTAAGTAATTTGTGATGCGCTCTGTATCACTGGTTGTATGCAACGATGATGATGAACATTATTTATAGCATTAGCAGGGGCAAAGGTTCATCAAGTAACACGTAAAACTGAAAGTGTGTAGTGTTTTAATGAAGGGATAACCGGAAAATCTTTCTTCTTTCACCTATTATATAAAAGTATTATCGACTCATCCGAGATCATTCTAGTGCCTTGTCCACTAATCCGAGACATAATATCACATTTGGCCTACGGTTAGGATTGAATACTCTATTGCATAAGTGCGTTgtaaattctattattatcttCTGAAGCTTGCAGTAGAAACACCTTGTGTTTTAAATTTGGAAATGTAAATTGACTGTGCTAGAAATTGTAACAGAGGAAACTAAATTCATTGTACTTGGGACAACATATTCGGGCTTGATTATAGGAGTGTTTGAATCAGTTATGATACAAATTGTTGCAATTCAAACGATCCAGTGAGGCTTATTTATGCATTAGCGTTCCTGCGCGTTTAATGCTAGATTTACAGTCAACGGGAAACTGTCCACAGTACAAAATCTATAAGGATAATAATAGCGAAACAAGACAATGAAGACTTATAGGGATAAGAATCCATGTGTTGGTGAGGGATTGGCTACTTGGGTTAAGCAAAACCGTTCCCTCGAAGAAACTGATGTAGTTCTTTcgtatgtataattatattttgttccTCTGAAATGGTTATATAGGTGTTCTTAACCTTCtgaataattatttgaaatcgAGTGGTTGAGAAGGTTAAATCTAAACAATATTATTAAGTTAGCATATTATATTGCAacgctttcaaaaaaaattcatctaaCCTTCAGCCATCCATTCACAACCCCAACTGGTCGAGGAAAAGGGTGGGATTTGCTAACAGATCTTGCTTAAGAGGACTAATGCTACAAGAGGACTAGTGCTGGTTGTAAGTAGTGAAAAGTTTTGGAGATGTTTTACATTTACATTTGCATTTGTTCACGTTATATATTTAGCACTTTGTTAAAAAACCAAGTTTCACGACCTGTTATGCATAAGTTTCACCCCCCAACTTTAGGCCAGAGCTATATCTGTATAATGCTGGCTCTGTACACAATGATTGATGAAAGCCATATTTACTATCTCCTAGGAACATATGAGCCAATTAATACCATCATTCagtattaatttacaaaaaactTTGTGTTGTTGCTTCCAGACTTGTACTTTGTTTCTGTAGTTATCAATAGCTGATATAAGCTGATATATTAAACACAGAGATGATATAAAGACACTGGAGGTACAAACGTAGGAAGGAGATACGCATTCAAGACTTCTTCCTCAATAATAAACTGATTACAAGCAGATATATATAGAAAAGAAACAACGtgataacaaaaaatatgaaactaccTTCCTACTTTAACTCCACTACTTCCACCTATTCACTACTCTCCTAATAATACTGATCTAAAAATATACGACTAAGTCTGGCTCCTGAGAACCAGGCTGACATCttcttaattaaaacaaacaaatatctaaatttaaataataacaataagtttaagattaatttCCAACAGTTTCAATAGTCATGATTGTTATTCTTAAATTTACCTTAGATATCACTTTAAATAAATCGATTAAAAATATCTTATATCTAGAATAAATGTTTTgtacttttaaattaataagtaAATTCACGATACATTTAAGTTAAGTTTAGTATCTgagtttcttttttttattttcgaaTACCCTTCATTTCTTCCTCCGCCACTGCTTGTAACTCAAAATAAAGTTGCTTAATTTAAATTGTATACAATGCAaacatgatttaatttttttgtcagaaAAGCAAGAATGATTTTAGTACGAAATAATATAGCAGAAACATGATCCTTCAAAAAATGCGCTAATCAAATGTGGTTCATCATCATATATAACATACTAGGGTGTAGAATGTTGCTAAAAATATGACTTCAGACTACATTAAAGTTAAAAACTTCTTTTGTGATCTTCAAAATTAACTAGGAATTAAAGATTATTTACCTTGATtcacaatttttatatcaatgCTTTTCATCACATTTTAATTGTCTGATTAATTTTTCACTTTTCTCCTTTGCTGCTGCATGCTTTTTTTTATACGTTCCCTGAACCGCAAATTCTCTCACACTTTTCtaatcttttttgtttttgccATATTCTTCTTGTCGGCTTAAATCTACCACTTCCTAagaatttttctttttgctaCTATTATTGTGTACTACCTCACATTCTCCCTTTCACAAGGACTCCTTTATGTGCTAGTTAATACTTTTAAACTGATTTTAGCCCTTACTGCTGTCCTCTTAGATTACTTACCAGTATCACACAGATACCAGTAACCGTATTACTCTTATTGATAGTAAAATTGACATATTAGTAAGATTTTACAATGAGTGTTTTTCTGTTCTAGTAATGGTTATCATTTAATATCATTGTTTTAAGTCTAAAGGCATTCTACGTGCAGGGTCTTCTGCCAAACTATACTTCTTTAGGAGTGTCGCTCTGTCAGCATATGGATCCTGAAGCTTCTCGTACTGCTAGGGAGTCTCTTGACCTGGCATTCGGCATGTCTAACATTCTTGATACAGGTCTAGATCGTCACACACTATCTGTTCTCATTGCCCTCTGTGATCTGGGTATAAACCCTGAGGCACTGGCCACTGTTGTAAAGGAATTGCAAAAAGAACCTTCTTCCTTTGGTGGAAGAACTCCATCAGTTAATTAGACTActaaatatattgattatcttcaaaaatttatcTGAGCAACTCTCAGTGAAAGCACTGGTAGTTCTATATCTCTTTCAAGTAAACATGTGAATATGTTTGATTGTTTGAGCTCAAGTATTTGCAACTTTTTTTGTGTGTATTTAGTTGCCAGTGGAACATGATTTGGTCCGGTAGAATGTAGTGTTGCAAGTGGCGTTTTGACTTAATACCAATGCCATCTTGCTATCTAATAGCTCAACATGCCTTTTTTCATTGTTCTattcaattctatacgtttttttctactgctcgacacgcattttaatgcttttATACAATATgtttctgtaacttatttttcagatttttttttcctgaataaaaattaaagtatAGTTATTTTATAAAGTGTAGTTTTTTATAGGAAAAATAGATTTACTCGCAGAGTTGCTCCCTCTGCCAGTAAATCTTTGCTTTCGGCGATTGTGGTTTAGGGATTAAGTTAGCAGTTTTGTTTTGTGGTTTTATGTTGATTGTTGGCGATTGCTGTTTTGTGGTTTTGTAgtaattgtaattttgtttagaGTTTAAATTTCTGGGATTGCAATTAACAGTGTGTTAGTGGTTTAGTTTCATGCTTAATTAGGCTTTAATTAGAACTTGGTGTTGGAAATTTGTTGTTAACTTTTTTGTTGGGATGTAGATATGGAAATGGGTCATGCccaaatctttaaaaaaaattggtgtTCTTGATTATATATTTCTAAGTTGTCTTGAATCAATTGAGTTGTTGAATTTCCTCCTCACATTTTGAAAagttctaattcgcctaaattaaaattaaggtTTTGCTAAAAATAAATTCATGGTCCTCGtggtttaattaatattaaaatgaaaacgaTGATCGTGCACTtgctattttttaaaattaaatgtttttagcacatcaagtttCAATGGACTCCTCTTAATATCATGtcaccattttttttttataagcagGAGTTGTATTAATAATCTCGGAAATCCTTACGGAAAGGATTTTGATGAACCCTAATCCACGAAAAGGCTTAAAGCCAACCTGAAACTTACACAGGCAAAGGCAAAATGTAAGAAACGCCGAGATAAGAGCGATGCAGCCTGATACCATGCAACATAAATGACATAAGTGAAACATGAAAATACTAAGGTGTTGTTTGACATTGACGTTGTAGCAGCCACAACAGTTTTTTACCGAAAAATAgatgaaaaattatttgataaattcaaaACAGCATTTCCGAACAGTAGTTTTTAGCTCAAAAAATGTTTTTAGAAAAAGTAGGTGTCTCTTACCTTTGGAAAAAGCTTCTTTTCACCTTTTGCAAGAAGATGTTATAtatttcactatcaaaccttaccaaaaacatttatttttttttaaattataactcaaAGTAAGCAGATATCAAAAACATTTAACAGTTATGTGATTTCTATGCCCGTATTTCTTTTACTAGCACTTTATCTTACATCACAACAATTTTTTACGACAATTCCAGGCAGACTGCAGGACCGTAGTACTACTTCTTTGCAACAGTGTGCATGGGAGCTACTAGACGTTGAAGTCCATAACAGTGATCACTTGTTCAACCGGCATGAGCTCTGAGAAAGCACTACCGAAGACAGGATGAATATTAACTATTTCATCTAGAAAGCCCTGAATCGCATGATGAAGGATATCTTTCACAAAGAGACCATACTTTTTccatatcacataaaatgacttttaaaaaaaatataatttaagatttttaaCGTTACTCTTTTACATATGATTTTAACTAGCTAAGAGCAAGTCTAAGAGATGCCCtatatcatgtcctaagttataatttatggcaattgatgaaaaaacttgatccaacaatgtcctagtgatgccttatatcactaggacaaactcctcaagccctatttttagggcacatctctccttgccctgtctttttttattataaattctcatgaacactctctttctctctctacttttatgttatgctttaatgatgatgaaagagagtttttaataataaaatattatacatattgtgagaataaggcacattgttggagttcagtTTGGTAAaacatgtcctaaatcactaggacataatattttatattatatttagggtttTCACTatgacactcttggacttgctctaacgtCTCATTGCTTCGAAATTTATCACTATGTGACGGGTAAACTACGTTTCGATGCGATTTTATCACAAATTTGTCGTGCATTGTTACAATATAATACAATGAACCAGAAAAATTATATCTAATGAATTATAATAGACTAATAGTTCTGaaggataatataattatatgtaattaaCTATTAACACAAGTGACAAAGATTCCCGGTTGCTCAATTGTCACTAGTTCGATTtactttataataaataatgataatttgttgacccaccacttcacccattgCTTAGATCTGATTAACGAGTTGGTTGTCTGTCTCTTGTTGTTGGTTTTTCATTTCTCTTGGCAGCATCTTTATTCTTATCtgtagtattatttattttattttattgtcagGTGAATTATTTActcttgtaatatttcttttcgATTATGATTTGAAGATATACATCTGTTTGTTAACATGTTATAATTGAATCGCATGTCCCGTTGGGGAAGTTAACAAATCAATGatcaatttatttaatatacttatataaaggagaaacgaggggcgtgtaggtgtcgtctctcacatcgctccctTCTATTTtcctaattttctggaattttaggatgaaatatatcaaaaattagaactacttttttaaGTTTCGgttatattagaagcaagtttcagaatctgattttgtttcagattatttatagaatatagtaatttgaaaattttaatctgattttgttttagattatttaattatgggaaacagtagcacacaagtctctgtgcacctataaatacccttatagatcATCTAAGCacaaccttctctctctctggttatagttctcttgctcgatttctagcTCGGTGATGCCATTCTTccgcaacgataagtgaaggctatttatacagtattaaaaaaataaaggttgttgcaagcaaagttagttatagaccgttatgttggagtcgacaaattcaaacacgggaaaagaatatagtcttgacatgatattgatggatgttatcaataaattaactgttagtgatgtatgtttactggttattcttttataatatttgttttgtttataggacatgtttgttgttgctaatttttatatgatttactttgtatataggattattcatgcattatttgtttgctccattcaagcaacttttaagtgaaggcttttgttacggtattaaaaaataaatgttgtGACAAACaatggtagttatagaccgctatcagCACGGatttaaattagatgtttttgtacacaatcaatccaaaaaaattggaggaaggtgacaatgtaagaacatgattttttttttaaaaacacaaataaaattaagattcgtcatactTTAAGTTGTTAATTacctgtataaatttatttacattttttcactatgaattatagtccaattttgcaattttatatattagtatttgtattacatcaagatttttataatataaatttattttatcctacaaatattaattttgaaatattaatatactttttatagacagccacaaaattaatttattctacaaataataatattgaatcattaatataatttttataatccgccgcaacgcgcggtttctcaactagttcattttaaatcagaaaaatattattcgaATTTGTTAACTTCCTAGGTTTGGTAcgtcaaatattatttttctaatagaTAGAAGCAAAATATGGAACTAAGTCGAATTTTATTCGATCTATTGCTCTATGAAATGATCTTAAATCAATcttttcagatttttattcaAGGTGACCCACAATAGTTTTCTTAAATGcttgataattaattaattgaagaaaaacaaatgaagtggattaTAATTTTCTATCACTATCATgagaaatattatgaaattatttagaattttaagCTGCTTCTACATTTTTAGTGTTTGGCGAGAATAGCCGaaagtttttattttggggcttTAAGCAAGAAGTTAGAAGTAAAAAATGCTAATGATTTGCATTCTATTTTGAAggtcttaaaataataatatgtaataaactttatttattaataaaatttcttttattttagtaatttgatttttttcaatttataaatttaaattaccaaacactcaattgacttataagtaaaaattatccaaacttttttaataacttataagttaaattcatttatcacttataatccgcttttttactttaagtaacaagtcacttcttttaaatagCGAAACCGTCCCCTAATTACAAGAATAACATAATAACAATATGAGGGTGTTTGGCCAGGTCTAAAAACCGGGTTTTTGAGTTTATAAGTTagagcacttattcgtatcatttataaaaataattaaaaaattcttacagaacaataatttttgtttcatgactttcacagattttctcaaacactttcttaacttattctaattatttaaattcaccCTAACGACCTCTAGAACTACATAAATGGTGAACTAGACATGAGGCATGACCTTAAAACTTGTGCTACAAGATTACTACACCCTCCGTCCTTTTGAGTTGTATAGACTGGTAgcgacacacattttaatgttcctctaaaatatagttctataatttattttcaaatcatTTTTCTCTGAACaaaaattaactattaaacttttatttaaataaaaatcttaaaaataagttatagaatcatattttatagaatCATTAAAGTGGGTGTCAGTGAATTTTGTTCTTCTCGATGTAATTGAGATGTTATGGTgctcattattttaattttaaactattAATTTTGAACCATTTTTAATCATTTCAGTTattgtggcaaaaaaaaatatttcagttaTTAATTTTCGTCATTCCCCCGTATTTGATAATATTCGAGAGTATATCAAGGATCCCCAATCAAAATATGTGTATAGGCGACTCATTCCGACCACagttaaaatatttcattttattaaaatatttaaattattgtactCAAAATTTATGCatgaaatattttctttttaatatcaTCTCTTTCAGTAATTTCAGCATTGTTCACGTTTCAATTATCTTCCCTTGTTAAAAAGTTAACATTAAGTTGGTGTTTGGCCGGACTTAAAAACTCTGACTTTTAGATTTATAAGTCTGAAACACTTATTCGTGCATGAAGTGTAAAAAATCGAGAGGTACTTATAAAAAGTAGAGCATACTAATTTTTGTTTAACGGTTTCTAGttctttctcaaacactttaatcacttataagtcttaacttgtttttaacttcatcttcacttttttatttttaagcaaAAACATTTAGTTTAACCTCACCAAAGGGTCactaagaaaattaatttttaaaactacaTGTCAAGaacttaattatttacataCATAAACCATGTtgaccagtgttgtaaaaagcataaatcggacttaatcggtgaagtcacggaatAAGAATTAATATGAGATTTACTaaattgatcggggattaatcggattgatcggtgattaatcagagATTTATTCAGTTGGGGAGTTAAGGAACATGGATTAATCATGATTTAATCACTGACTCTTTTTATTTGAAGAGaatgagataattcaataaataacagCTATACGGCATCTAtaagaatgatcgagtcgaacaaactcAAACAAACATAGAATAGATTAACACGTCTGTCTTCATACCaaagatgagacaaataaagcgatgttgaaattgatgatggtatatttatagatttttgctctgtgttcaccatctttttcaaaaaaatctgtttgagctatcaaccacaaataCAACTCGCGGAAGACTtttatcgataaatccaaaCCAACTATCACAAAAGAAGGGGAGAATAATCACACTCTCTCGAAATCAAATGATAATTATAACATACGATAGAAAATCCATCTGCAAACTAAAACGATTAAATCTGCACCACGAACCTACACTATAAGATAATCGATCTACTCACAAAATCCAAAAAACCATTTAGAagcgaataagaacgaaaattAGAAGTATCAgtgatataaatataagaaaactTTGTTGGAGAgggagatttattaagaaaatcaatgaaacaagtaagaaaaatcaagaaaaagtaagtaaacggaaagatttggggctttctACCAGAAAACCGGCGGAAGCCTCGTCGGAATGAGAAAAGAGGGAGACAGCTAGAGAGAAGATAGAAAAATGGTTGAGACGTATGATTTAACATATGCTTTTAATCACTGACTTTTAGAGCTGAGATGTTGACAAGTTTATAAACGATTTTTCTAGTGTGTACCCataggcacatgctaagcgcgaaattttatatgtttaggagattttgattggcttttctatcttaataatggtggagcCCCCTGCAAATGCAACAACCGCACCAATCAACATCTTCCCAACATAGtgaattccgcgcttagcatgtgcccatgggcacacactaaacaAACctgtttataaatataattaatttattatttgatgtGTTTTTTTGCTAAAATTGATAAACGTACCTCCCAGAAAGTGCAttatttatttgtcaaaaataGTGTTAAATTACCGATACACAAACATTAGTTTGATCTTTCAGATAAAGATGGAGAACAGTCTAGTACAGCAAATAATTGAATAATTCATTTTTGTCATTACCGCATTTACATTATAAAAATACACCCCACGTCTCATCCAGCTGTATATACTCcacaaataatttcaaatttcaaaatatctTCCTTATTTTTCAATCCATCAGATCCAACCGTCCAATACTCCGTTACCTCATCCCCAAACTCAATCCTCAccgtccattcaaacttttacACACTCATCCCGCCTTTCAAACCCTAAATTAACCCCCAATCTGTACCTCCCACTCTGACAgttctcatatatatacacactctcTCCTTCTCCCCTGTCtcatttcatctctctctcaaacCTAATCTCTCTCTGTTAAATCTCTCCCAAATCTCTCTCgatctctctgtgtgtgtgtgaaaaTGAGAGAGATTTTGCATATTCAGGGAGGCCAATGCGGTAACCAGATCGGAGCAAAGTTCTGGGAAGTGATATGCGCTGAGCACGGGATTGACTCCACCGGAAGGTACCAGGGAGACACGGACATTCAATTGGAGCGAATCAACGTGTACTACAATGAGGCGAGTTCACAGAGGTATGTGCCGAGGGCTGTGTTGATGGATCTGGAGCCAGGGACGATGGATTCGCTTAGATCTGGGCCGTACGGGCAGATTTTCAGGCCTGATAACTTCGTGTTTGGGCAGTCCGGTGCGGGGAACAATTGGGCGAAAGGTCATTATACTGAGGGAGCTGAGTTGATTGATTCGGTGCTTGATGTTGTGAGGAAGGAGGCTGAGAATTGTGATTGTCTTCAAGGTATAATTTCAGATCTAGATCTCATagtatgtgtgtttgtgtgtgtttttgttgTATATATTGGTGGAGATGGTGTAATTCAATGTTTAGTGTTACTTAATTAGttgttatatgtatttattgAAGTATGTACTTGTAGATCTGAATCTCTGTGACTGGAATGTGTTGTTCAATCCATAGGTTTGTTTCTGGAGCACATTACTGTATCTCTGTATAGATTTACTGAATCTCtcactctttctctctctctctctctctctctctatatatatatatatatatatatatatatatatatatatatatatatgtctctctctccctccctcgaTCCCTCCCGTATTTGTAATTTTGCTGTTACAGATCTGGATACGCTTCTGAATGTCTTgactgtgtgtgtgtttatgtggTTTTATTCGAGGCATTTTGACAAACAATTTGATGTATTAATATTGATATGTGTAGAAGCTAACAAATGTGAAATGTTTATCCGGTTGTTGTAAAT is a window from the Daucus carota subsp. sativus chromosome 8, DH1 v3.0, whole genome shotgun sequence genome containing:
- the LOC108197798 gene encoding mitotic-spindle organizing protein 1B → MDPEASRTARESLDLAFGMSNILDTGLDRHTLSVLIALCDLGINPEALATVVKELQKEPSSFGGRTPSVN